From the genome of Asterias amurensis chromosome 17, ASM3211899v1, one region includes:
- the LOC139950100 gene encoding somatostatin receptor type 5-like, giving the protein MDDMVTSREEMLNSDNFCASYPELPVLNLTDPVVASRYEYKPFPAALVAAIYPGIALLGLTTNLLFLLTVYRVKSMRTLTNAYLSNLAISDVMFLSTGAAFGFWKYVSTPVTSDFSILGGVHGCFLTQQANAIPVFASTLMVSAVTIERYLAICHPLRHLKFRSKRRTTIIIASTWFVSMCLAAMLFPSTRNYYTLCVMWPDDKYFVNFPGLISYCGGANDNWSTVLAFCGLTIPFIVEIVVCFALFFLILRKLSVRIGGIGNNASDNNNSKNTRDRVAKMLVITGVTIFILLTPRTVVTIYYYIKVFTGVQGFSPDTETILFISTNLLVYVNSVVNPIIYAFANERYRAAFLEAVRCCPRRSRSNSSLGLHEDYNSKTQTTNT; this is encoded by the exons ATGGACGACATGGTCACCTCGCGAGAAGAAATGCTCAACTCGGACAACTTCTGTGCGTCGTACCCTGAGTTACCGGTGCTAAATCTCACCGATCCAGTGGTAGCTAGTCGGTACGAATACAAGCCGTTTCCGGCTGCTTTAGTGGCTGCTATCTACCCGGGTATCGCGCTGCTCGGCCTCACGACAAACTTGTTGTTTCTACTCACAGTTTATCGTGTTAAGTCCATGAGAACACTGACGAATGCTTACTTGAGTAACTTGGCAATATCGGACGTGATGTTCCTGTCAACAG GAGCagcctttggtttttggaagtaCGTGTCCACTCCAGTAACGTCTGATTTCTCGATACTAGGCGGGGTCCACGGCTGTTTTCTGACGCAACAAGCCAACGCCATCCCCGTCTTTGCATCTACCTTAATGGTATCTGCAGTTACCATCGAACGTTATCTGGCCATCTGTCATCCATTGCGTCACTTGAAATTCAGATCTAAAAGGCGCACTACTATCATCATAGCCTCAACGTGGTTCGTTTCTATGTGTCTCGCGGCCATGTTGTTTCCAAGCACTAGAAACTACTACACACTTTGCGTCATGTGGCCGGATGATAAGTACTTCGTTAACTTTCCAGGCCTTATTTCGTACTGTGGTGGTGCGAATGATAACTGGTCTACGGTCCTAGCATTCTGTGGTTTAACAATCCCATTCATTGTGGAGATTGTTGTTTGTTTCGCCTTATTCTTCTTAATACTGCGCAAACTCAGTGTGCGAATTGGCGGGATTGGCAATAACGCCAGTGATAATAATAACTCTAAAAACACGCGGGATCGAGTTGCGAAAATGTTGGTGATCACTGGCGTGACAATATTCATTCTACTCACACCTCGCACTGTAGTTACGATCTACTACTACATAAAAGTATTCACTGGTGTCCAGGGTTTTTCTCCCGATACTGAAACTATTCTCTTTATATCGACCAATCTTCTTGTGTACGTGAATTCCGTGGTCAACCCGATCATCTACGCGTTCGCCAACGAACGGTATCGAGCGGCGTTCCTTGAAGCAGTCAGATGTTGTCCTCGGCGCTCTAGAAGTAATTCGTCTCTTGGGCTGCATGAAGATTATAACAGCAAGACCCAAACAACCAATACATAG
- the LOC139949496 gene encoding U11/U12 small nuclear ribonucleoprotein 25 kDa protein-like, producing the protein MEADPSTTSLPTDVQDRELLEPSVTNTQQLTASDTIITQEDLTHKQAMEIVREGLSDVLDGDPLLSDLPAGVTSEEVALQIALEYGQAMTVCVQKFTGEIMPIVVLQGARVQDLKQAIQRYVTLNEDRKGTQTSISWKYVWRTYSLYIDGEQLDKNNKLKEYGIKNKDIVTFVKRRR; encoded by the exons ATGGAAGCTGATCCATCGACCACGTCACTGCCTACCGACGTCCAGGACCGTGAACTATTGGAACCTTCTGTAACGAATACACAACAGCTCACAGCCAGTGACACTATCATAACCCAAGAGGATCTGACCCACAAGCAGGCGATGGAGATTGTCCGTGAAGGACTGAGCGATGTTCTGGATGGAGATCCACTCTTGAGTGATCTCCCTGCCGGTGTAACCTCAGAGGAAGTGGCCTTGCAGATTGCGCTCGAGTACGGACAAGCTATGACGGTGTGCGTCCAGAAGTTCACAGGAGAAATTATGC CTATTGTGGTATTACAAGGTGCTAGAGTACAGGATCTGAAGCAAGCTATTCAACGTTACGTCACATTGAACGAGGACAGGAAAGGAACACAGACCAGTATCAGTTG gAAATATGTCTGGCGAACTTACTCCCTCTACATTGATGGTGAGCAGCTTGATAAGAACAATAAACTCAAAGA ATATGGGATCAAAAACAAAGACATAGTTACATTTGTCAAGAGACGGCGATAG
- the LOC139949721 gene encoding DNA-directed RNA polymerase III subunit RPC10-like, with product MLMFCPTCANVLVVEEGPQCYRFACHTCPFIQNVTRKISSKKFPRLKEVDDVLGGAAAWENVDSTAEKCPKCEHARAYFMQIQTRSADEPMTTFYKCCSPECGHRWRDAG from the exons ATGTTGATGTTTTGTCCGACGTGTGCCAACGTTCTCGTTGTTGAAGAGGGACCACAGTGTTACAGATTTGCGTGTCATACGTGTCCATTTATTCAGAATGTGACGAGAAAG ATTTCCAGCAAGAAGTTCCCACGACTGAAGGAAGTTGATGATGTACTGGGAGGAGCAGCAGCCTGGGAGAATGTAGACTCAACAGCTG AGAAATGTCCCAAGTGTGAACACGCGAGGGCCTACTTCATGCAGATACAGACCCGCTCAGCTGATGAACCTATGACGACCTTCTACAAATGCTGCAGCCCGGAGTGTGGACACCGATGGCGGGACGCCGGTTAA